From Prionailurus viverrinus isolate Anna chromosome B2, UM_Priviv_1.0, whole genome shotgun sequence, the proteins below share one genomic window:
- the KATNA1 gene encoding katanin p60 ATPase-containing subunit A1 isoform X2: MKTLESFKLDHTPLKAAQHELPASEGEVWSLPVPVERRPSPGPRKRQSPQYGDPKPHSNRPNTTARVHRSSAHSLHNDRGKAVRCREKKEQNKGREEKNKSPAAVTEPETSKFDSTGYDKDLVEALERDIISQNPNVRWDDIADLVEAKKLLKEAVVLPMWMPEFFKGIRRPWKGVLMVGPPGTGKTLLAKAVATECKTTFFNVSSSTLTSKYRGESEKLVRLLFEMARFYSPATIFIDEIDSICSRRGTSEEHEASRRVKAELLVQMDGVGGASENDDPSKMVMVLAATNFPWDIDEALRRRLEKRIYIPLPSAKGREELLRISLRELELADDVDLASIAENMEGYSGADITNVCRDASLMAMRRRIEGLTPEEIRNLSKEEMHMPTTMEDFEMALKKVSKSVSAADIERYEKWIFEFGSC, translated from the exons GCCCTCGCCAGGACCTAGAAAACGCCAGTCTCCTCAGTACGGTGACCCTAAACCGCACAGTAATCGACCAAATACAACTGCCAGAGTTCACCGTTCATCTGCACACAGTCTGCACAACGACAGAGGGAAAGCTGTTCGTTGTcgggaaaagaaagagcaaaataaaggaagagaggaaaag AACAAATCACCTGCTGCAGTTACAGAACCAGAGACAAGTAAATTTGATAGTACTGGATATGATAAGGACTTAGTAGAAGCTTTGGAAAGAGATATAATTTCTCAGAATCCCAATGTTCGATG GGACGATATTGCTGATTTAGTGGAAGCTAAAAAGTTGCTCAAGGAAGCTGTGGTGTTACCCATGTGGATGCCAGAATTCTTTAAGGGCATCAGGAGACCGTGGAAA GGAGTGTTGATGGTTGGGCCACCCGGCACAGGAAAGACCCTCCTTGCTAAAGCAGTAGCTACGGAATGCAAGACAACATTCTTCAATGTGTCCTCATCCACTCTGACTTCCAAGTACAGAGGAGAGTCCGAGAAGCTTGTCCGTCTTCTGTTCGAAATG GCTCGATTTTACTCCCCGGCTACCATATTTATCGATGAGATCGATTCCATTTGTAGTCGCAGAGGGACTTCAGAAGAGCACGAGGCAAGCAGGAGGGTGAAAGCAGAGCTGCTGGTTCAGATGGatg GTGTTGGGGGTGCTTCTGAAAATGATGACCCTTCCAAGATGGTTATGGTTCTGGCAGCTACTAACTTTCCCTGGGATATTGATGAGGCATTAAGACGACGTCTTGAGAAAAGAATCTATATTCCATTACCATCAG CAAAAGGCAGGGAGGAGCTGTTACGAATAAGTCTACGTGAGCTGGAATTGGCTGATGATGTTGACCTTGCAAGTATAGCAGAAAATATGGAAGGTTATTCGGGTGCGGACATTACCAACGTGTGCAG GGATGCATCCTTGATGGCAATGAGAAGGCGTATTGAAGGTTTGACCCcagaagaaatcagaaatctTTCAAAAGAGGAAATGCACATGCCTACAACTATGGAGGATTttgaaatggctttaaaaaaagtttctaagtCAGTTTCTGCTGCAGATATCGAAAGATACGAGAAATGGATATTTGAGTTTGGATCATGCTAA